From a single Nicotiana tomentosiformis chromosome 2, ASM39032v3, whole genome shotgun sequence genomic region:
- the LOC104090768 gene encoding B3 domain-containing protein Os01g0234100-like: protein MKIKVVHRSEHPTQEHRIFYPDTPKKEVFDEEPLGTQLPEPEPEPEPDSAIPNSSKDNNLNLVDASNPINSVVPSAQTPSSSLLGKRRRKPKEMIDQISPIPIRRRAIKKQPSASQSNNAVADAGGKSIITKQERATADGSGSATQMKSPIIIRAEEFLSSIGNEYPSFMKLLVRSHVGSCFWMGLPVPFCKNHLPRKDTPVILESETGEEFEIKYIAEKTGLSAGWRKYCTAHKLVEGDVLVFQLVAPTRFKVYVIRANDLKEVDGALSLLNLDAPPKQSDAEGASAHNLKKRQKKSLPITVVHRRRRKADLSKQLLALEAQSGNDSDEVASEILEGSRSSGLAVNFRDIKSLEEFHILVNGVCINSELPEDIRRKYYELCCNKSAFLHDRLLQGLHCKLVAGVIFEVVNIADAIRACKLTTQRMEFDIWEKSLKSFELLGMNVGFLRTRLRWLVSLAFDSEGASDTKRYWEAKNEWSRAEDEMRNLETKLVELKKASETYGADVEALKSKAESYELMFQGEVNAPW from the exons ATGAAGATAAAAGTAGTTCATCGAAGTGAACACCCAACTCAAGAACATCGTATTTTCTATCCAGATACGCCCAAGAAGGAAGTTTTTGATGAGGAACCACTTGGAACTCAACTCCCTGAACCTGAACCTGAACCTGAGCCTGATTCTGCAATACCCAACTCAAGCAAAGACAACAATTTGAATCTTGTTGATGCTTCCAACCCAATTAACTCTGTAGTCCCATCTGCTCAAACTCCCTCTTCTTCCTTGCTG GGTAAAAGGAGGAGGAAACCCAAGGAGATGATTGATCAGATTTCACCAATTCCCATCAGGAGGAGGGCAATCAAGAAACAACCTTCTGCTTCTCAATCCAACAAT GCAGTAGCTGATGCTGGGGGCAAGTCAATTAT CACCAAACAAGAGAGGGCTACAGCTGATGGGTCTGGTAGTGCTACCCAAATGAAATCACCAATCATCATTCGAGCAGAGGAGTTCCTGTCAAGTATAGGGAATGAATATCCCAGCTTCATGAAATTATTAGTTAGATCACATGTTGGTAGTTGTTTTTGGATG GGACTTCCGGTGCCATTTTGCAAGAACCATCTACCAAGAAAGGACACCCCAGTTATTCTTGAAAGCGAGACCGGCGAAGAATTTGAGATAAAATATATTGCTGAAAAGACCGGACTTAGTGCAGGATGGAGAAAGTATTGCACTGCTCACAAGTTGGTTGAGGGAGATGTTTTAGTTTTCCAACTAGTTGCGCCTACTAGATTCAAG GTATACGTCATAAGAGCGAATGATCTAAAGGAGGTGGATGGCGCTCTTAGCCTTCTAAATTTGGATGCACCACCCAAGCAAAGTGATGCAG AGGGAGCTTCTGCTCATAACTTAAAGAAGCGTCAAAAGAAGTCTCTTCCCATAACTGTTGTGCATAGGAGGAGACGAAAGGCGGATCTGAGTAAACAACTTCTGGCACTGGAGGCACAGTCGGGAAATGATAGCGATGAGGTTGCTTCAGAAATTTTAGAGGGCTCAAGGTCCTCTGGACTTGCTGTTAATTTTAGAGACATTAAGAGCCTTGAGGAGTTCCACATTTTGGTGAATGGAGTATGCATAAACTCTGAACTTCCTGAAGATATAAGAAGAAAGTACTACGAGTTATGCTGCAATAAAAGCGCTTTTCTTCATGATCGTCTTCTACAAGGCCTTCATTGTAAGTTGGTTGCTGGTGTGATTTTTGAAGTCGTCAACATTGCCGATGCGATAAGAGCTTGCAAGCTCACCACCCAGCGAATGGAATTTGATATATGGGAGAAGTCATTGAAATCTTTTGAACTTCTGGGCATGAATGTTGGGTTTCTGAGGACTCGTCTGCGCTGGTTGGTGAGTCTTGCATTTGATTCAGAAGGTGCTTCAGACACCAAGAGGTACTGGGAAGCTAAAAACGAGTGGTCTCGAGCTGAAGATGAGATGAGGAATCTTGAAACAAAACTTGTGGAACTGAAAAAAGCTTCTGAAACATATGGTGCTGATGTTGAGGCTCTGAAATCAAAAGCTGAGAGCTATGAGCTTATGTTCCAAGGAGAAGTTAATGCCCCATGGTAG